TGTTGCGGAGCAGTTTACTGGAGCGAAAGGGAAATACGTCAAGATTGCGGACACGATCAAAGGGTTCCGTATGATCCTCTCTGGGGAGTTGGATCATTTGCCAGAGTCTGCCTTCACCTACAAGGGCACGATTGATGAGGTTATCGAGGATGGCGAACGCAAGCTTGCTGAAGCATCATGAGCGAAGATCAGCGGCTGCTTCGGGTTGACATCGTTGCGCCTGACAAGCGCGTGTTTCAGGGATACGCAAAAGGCCTTCGTGCTCCCGGCGCAGACGGAAATTTTCAGATCCTGTACAATCATGCTCCCATGATTTCTTCCTTGAATGTGGGGCCTCTGATCTTAACACTGGCCGACGCAGAAAAGGCATCCTTCGCCACCAGCGGAGGCTTCATTGAGGTGATTGGAAACATCGTCACGGTTCTCGCAGAAACCGCAGAGCCGGCATCTGACATTGACACGGACCGCGCACAGAAAGCAGAACAGCGGGCACTGGAGCGCCTTAGAAGTGGATCTGGAGACGTTGACCGGATCCGGGCAGAACGAGCTTTGGAGCGTGCTCGTAACCGCCTCCGCGTCAGCATGGCCCACTAACCTTATTCACAGTCTTCGTGTATAGACTCACCTTGTTATTGGTCCTTTTGGGATCCGCTGCGCCGAGTAGTACTGCGCAGTCCGACTCCACCTGGACTACCGAGGTGCAAGGATCGGTTTCCTTTACCCAGGTTGGATTCCGGCGATGGCACGATGGCGGCGTAAGTTCTCTTGCATTGGGGACAGGCATCCATGCTCAGGCAACCAGGATTTCTGGAAGAGCCCCACAGGAGCATGAGGTCCGCCTCGCGTTTGGAATCGTAAAACAGAATGGGATTGAACTGCGCAAGTCGGAGGATCTGATTCATGTGCGAAGTGCAGTCAGCTTTTCTGAAGTC
The sequence above is a segment of the Rhodothermaceae bacterium genome. Coding sequences within it:
- the atpC gene encoding ATP synthase F1 subunit epsilon, whose product is MSEDQRLLRVDIVAPDKRVFQGYAKGLRAPGADGNFQILYNHAPMISSLNVGPLILTLADAEKASFATSGGFIEVIGNIVTVLAETAEPASDIDTDRAQKAEQRALERLRSGSGDVDRIRAERALERARNRLRVSMAH